DNA sequence from the Methanosarcinales archaeon genome:
CAGGTCTTGAAGAATCACAAAGATTACCCCATAATACCTGGAAGCAGCCTGAAAGGTGTACTGCGTACTGAAATGGAGCGCCTTTTAAAAGGCATCTCAATTGATGTATGCTCTGTACCTGATGTGTGCAGGAGCCCGAAAAGAAAAGACGTCAACGAATGTCCGGTGTGCACTCTTTTCGGGGGCGCTGAGCTTGCTGGTTCGGTGAGGATAAAAGATGCTACTGCAAACAGTAAACGAACGTTTATCAGGGACGGAGTCGCTATTGAACGAAAGACCAGGAAAGCCAGAGGCGGGGCAAAATATGATTTTGAAGCAGTCCCGCAGGGTACTGAATTCTATGGGGAGGTGACTATCGAAAATCTTGATATTGACGAAAATAAGAATGCAAAACTCGGCGCTTTTTTGAGCCTTGTGGATTTTTTCAATGCCTGCTCCGGGAGTATAGGTCATGCTATTTCAAGGGGATTCGGGCAGATAAATATTGAAATAGATAATTTCAGGGTAATCACTGCGCAGGATTATCTTTCCGGGAAATTTGATGGGAAGGTGTTTCCATCAGGGGAACCTGAGTTCAATGTGGTGAAAGATGAAGCTATTACAAGCTGGAGCGCATATCTGAGTTCAAAGAAAGAAAAATCCTGAGGTTTTTATGACAGAGCCAGATTTCGATGTATTTAAAAA
Encoded proteins:
- a CDS encoding CRISPR-associated RAMP protein; this encodes MFEKLESRALIQYTIKTKSDLHIGGHGSTLPAEVDNQVLKNHKDYPIIPGSSLKGVLRTEMERLLKGISIDVCSVPDVCRSPKRKDVNECPVCTLFGGAELAGSVRIKDATANSKRTFIRDGVAIERKTRKARGGAKYDFEAVPQGTEFYGEVTIENLDIDENKNAKLGAFLSLVDFFNACSGSIGHAISRGFGQINIEIDNFRVITAQDYLSGKFDGKVFPSGEPEFNVVKDEAITSWSAYLSSKKEKS